The following coding sequences lie in one Phycicoccus duodecadis genomic window:
- the hisN gene encoding histidinol-phosphatase: MPGFDDDLRLAHVLADAVERVTMARFRADDLHVETKPDLTLVSDADRDAEELVRSQLKRTRPRDMVIGEEMPPTGSGNRQWVVDPIDGTHSFVRGVPVWATLIGLVVDGAPVLGLVAAPALGRRWWAATGSGAWSGRSLTSARQMHVSGVSTLADASLSISSTTSWDAVGRLDAVLDLARACWRERAYGDFWSYMLVAEGAVDIAAEPELSLHDMVALAPVVTEAGGRFTSLDGTDGPFGGNAVATNGLLHDEVLARLGTAREATSG; encoded by the coding sequence GTGCCCGGCTTCGACGACGACCTCCGACTGGCCCATGTCCTCGCTGACGCCGTCGAGCGGGTGACCATGGCCCGGTTCCGCGCCGACGACCTCCACGTCGAGACCAAACCCGACCTCACCCTGGTCAGCGACGCCGACCGCGACGCCGAGGAGCTGGTGCGCTCCCAGCTCAAGCGCACGCGTCCTCGCGACATGGTCATCGGCGAGGAGATGCCCCCGACGGGCTCGGGCAACCGGCAGTGGGTCGTCGACCCCATCGACGGCACCCACAGCTTCGTGCGCGGCGTGCCGGTGTGGGCCACCCTCATCGGGCTCGTGGTCGACGGCGCACCGGTGCTCGGCCTCGTGGCCGCCCCCGCGCTCGGCCGGCGGTGGTGGGCCGCCACCGGTTCCGGTGCGTGGTCCGGGCGCAGCCTCACCAGCGCCAGGCAGATGCACGTCTCGGGGGTCTCGACCCTGGCCGACGCCTCGCTCTCGATCTCGAGCACCACCTCGTGGGACGCCGTGGGCCGTCTGGACGCCGTGCTCGACCTGGCGCGGGCGTGCTGGCGCGAGCGCGCGTACGGCGACTTCTGGTCCTACATGCTCGTGGCCGAGGGTGCGGTGGACATCGCGGCCGAGCCCGAGCTGTCACTGCACGACATGGTGGCGCTGGCGCCGGTCGTCACCGAGGCCGGGGGCCGCTTCACCTCCCTCGACGGCACCGACGGGCCGTTCGGCGGCAACGCCGTGGCCACCAACGGCCTGCTGCACGACGAGGTCCTGGCGCGCCTCGGGACCGCCCGCGAGGCGACCTCGGGCTAG
- a CDS encoding methylated-DNA--[protein]-cysteine S-methyltransferase: protein MAPGSPTRSLVMRSPVGPLELLARDGALVAIRFDAEPEADPATATGPDGRNDVLEDARRQLEEYFAGLRRVFDLPLAPTGTPFRQRVWAELALVPWGRTTTYGALAAALGLPPGASRAVGAANGANPLPIVLPCHRVVGSDGTLTGYAGGLPRKAALLRLEGVATEADQAVLF, encoded by the coding sequence GTGGCGCCCGGGTCGCCGACCCGCTCGCTCGTGATGCGCTCGCCGGTCGGGCCGCTCGAGCTGCTCGCCCGCGACGGGGCCCTGGTCGCCATCCGGTTCGACGCCGAGCCGGAGGCCGACCCCGCGACCGCTACGGGCCCGGACGGCCGCAACGACGTCCTGGAGGACGCACGGCGCCAGCTCGAGGAGTACTTCGCCGGCCTCCGCCGGGTCTTCGACCTACCGCTGGCGCCCACGGGCACCCCTTTCCGGCAGCGGGTGTGGGCCGAGCTGGCGCTGGTGCCGTGGGGGAGGACCACCACCTACGGCGCGCTGGCGGCCGCCCTCGGGCTGCCGCCGGGTGCGTCGCGGGCCGTCGGCGCGGCCAACGGGGCGAACCCGCTGCCGATCGTCCTGCCGTGCCACCGGGTCGTCGGGAGCGACGGGACCCTCACCGGGTACGCCGGCGGCCTGCCCCGCAAGGCCGCGCTGCTCCGCCTCGAGGGGGTGGCCACCGAGGCCGACCAGGCGGTGCTCTTCTAG
- a CDS encoding M16 family metallopeptidase, producing the protein MSTRPPVLAPAPWAFPAAAEHLLPNGLRVLVHDLPGQYVLSLRLVVPASLADEPRAIEGVSAMTARLLDEGTAQYTSEEFAELMERHGMVLGAGVSDGGLMVDVDVPQAHLATAARLLTAALADPVFPDDEVRRILRTRQAEIEQERASAAHRGSRELARTLWDDGDRAARPAAGTSGTIAAITRDDIVARHARAVGPRGATLVLAGDLTGVPVAEVLAGTLGSWEASGHVPPPPARPPVPATDRARVVVVDRPGAVQTELLVGRPGPDRSTSAGWAPHPVLAFVLGGSPSARLDAVLREEKGYTYGIRSGFRPRAAGGTFVTAGSVRTEVTGEALEIVLGILDGARDGFTDAELRSGVDYVAKTAPGRYATADAVADETAALALEGLPLDFTTRTLDAVRALGLDDLDAAYRRTATGEWSVVLVGDAAGVVPQLEGRVTGEVTTVAL; encoded by the coding sequence GTGAGCACCCGCCCGCCCGTCCTCGCGCCCGCCCCGTGGGCCTTCCCGGCCGCCGCCGAGCACCTCCTCCCCAACGGCCTGCGGGTGCTGGTGCACGACCTGCCGGGGCAGTACGTCCTCTCGCTGCGCCTCGTCGTCCCCGCGTCGCTGGCCGACGAGCCCCGCGCCATCGAGGGCGTGTCGGCCATGACGGCCCGCCTCCTCGACGAGGGCACCGCCCAGTACACCTCCGAGGAGTTCGCCGAGCTCATGGAGCGCCACGGGATGGTGCTGGGGGCCGGGGTCTCCGACGGTGGGCTGATGGTCGACGTCGACGTGCCGCAGGCGCACCTGGCCACGGCGGCGCGGCTGCTCACGGCCGCGCTGGCCGACCCGGTCTTCCCCGACGACGAGGTGCGCCGCATCCTGCGCACGCGACAGGCCGAGATCGAGCAGGAGCGGGCCTCGGCCGCCCATCGCGGCAGCCGCGAGCTCGCCCGCACCCTCTGGGACGACGGCGACCGGGCCGCCCGCCCGGCCGCCGGCACCAGCGGGACCATCGCGGCGATCACCCGCGACGACATCGTCGCGCGGCACGCCCGCGCGGTCGGTCCGCGGGGTGCCACCCTCGTCCTGGCGGGCGACCTGACCGGGGTCCCCGTGGCCGAGGTCCTGGCCGGGACCCTCGGTTCCTGGGAGGCCTCCGGCCACGTCCCGCCCCCTCCCGCGCGCCCCCCGGTGCCCGCCACCGACCGGGCCCGGGTCGTCGTCGTCGACCGCCCCGGAGCGGTGCAGACCGAGCTCCTCGTGGGACGCCCCGGCCCCGACCGCTCCACGTCAGCGGGCTGGGCGCCGCACCCGGTGCTGGCCTTCGTCCTGGGCGGCTCCCCGAGCGCGCGCCTCGACGCCGTCCTGCGGGAGGAGAAGGGCTACACCTACGGGATCCGCTCCGGGTTCCGGCCGCGGGCCGCCGGCGGGACCTTCGTCACGGCCGGCTCGGTACGCACCGAGGTCACCGGCGAGGCGCTCGAGATCGTGCTCGGCATCCTCGACGGGGCGCGCGACGGGTTCACCGACGCCGAGCTGCGCTCCGGGGTCGACTACGTCGCCAAGACCGCCCCCGGCCGCTACGCCACCGCCGACGCCGTGGCCGACGAGACGGCCGCCCTGGCACTCGAGGGGCTGCCGCTGGACTTCACGACGCGAACCCTCGACGCCGTCCGGGCCCTCGGGCTCGACGACCTCGACGCCGCCTACCGGCGCACGGCGACGGGGGAGTGGTCGGTGGTCCTGGTCGGCGACGCCGCCGGCGTGGTGCCCCAGCTCGAGGGGCGGGTCACCGGCGAGGTCACGACCGTTGCCCTCTGA
- a CDS encoding M16 family metallopeptidase codes for MPLDYPIHRRTLPNGLRVVVSPDHTVPNVTVNLWVGVGSRHEQPGRTGFAHLFEHLMFQGSRGVRSGEHFEALMAEGGRLNATTWFDRTNYFETVPSGALELALWLEADRHGHLLDALTQDNLDNQRDVVKEEKRQRYDNQPYGNALVDVYAAVFPEGHPYHHPTIGSMADLDAAGVDDVHAFFRRYYAPDNTVLTLCGDVEPEHGFALVERHFGPLTARAETPRPPLPQLEPLAEPVRVVRREQVPNDRVHVAFRLPVDGTDELVAAMVALDCLAGLSTSSLVRRLVRREQVAVGAHATAWGFVDGVSLGFVVLDVAPGADPDLLEDALVEELERLATHGPTEAELDASIAQSERGWLSALASQEERADMISRFTLLHDDPGMVNTHLDRMRAVTPERVLEAARRWLAPQSRAVVSYLGDADQAEAVA; via the coding sequence ATGCCGCTGGACTACCCCATCCACCGACGCACGCTGCCCAACGGGCTGCGTGTCGTCGTCTCGCCTGACCACACGGTCCCCAACGTCACGGTCAACCTCTGGGTCGGGGTCGGCTCGCGTCACGAGCAGCCCGGCCGCACCGGCTTCGCCCACCTCTTCGAGCACCTGATGTTCCAGGGTTCGCGGGGGGTGCGCAGCGGTGAGCACTTCGAGGCGCTGATGGCCGAAGGGGGCCGGCTCAACGCGACCACCTGGTTCGACCGCACCAACTACTTCGAGACCGTGCCGTCGGGCGCGCTCGAGCTGGCCCTGTGGCTCGAGGCCGACCGGCACGGTCACCTGCTCGACGCGCTCACCCAGGACAACCTCGACAACCAGCGCGACGTGGTCAAGGAGGAGAAGCGCCAGCGCTACGACAACCAGCCCTACGGCAACGCGCTGGTCGACGTCTACGCCGCCGTCTTCCCCGAAGGCCATCCGTACCATCACCCCACGATCGGCTCGATGGCCGACCTCGACGCCGCCGGTGTGGATGACGTGCACGCGTTCTTCCGTCGCTACTACGCGCCCGACAACACCGTGCTGACCCTGTGCGGCGACGTCGAGCCCGAGCACGGGTTCGCCCTCGTCGAGCGGCACTTCGGCCCCCTCACCGCGCGGGCCGAGACGCCCCGGCCGCCCCTGCCGCAGCTCGAGCCGCTGGCCGAGCCGGTCCGGGTGGTGCGCCGTGAGCAGGTGCCCAACGACCGGGTCCACGTCGCGTTCCGCCTGCCGGTCGACGGCACCGACGAGCTCGTGGCCGCGATGGTCGCGCTCGACTGCCTGGCCGGCCTGTCCACCTCCAGCCTGGTGCGCCGGCTGGTCCGGCGCGAGCAGGTGGCCGTCGGGGCCCATGCCACCGCCTGGGGCTTCGTCGACGGCGTCTCCCTGGGCTTCGTCGTGCTCGACGTCGCCCCCGGCGCCGACCCCGACCTCCTCGAGGACGCCCTGGTCGAGGAGCTCGAGCGCCTCGCCACCCACGGGCCGACCGAGGCCGAGCTCGACGCCTCCATCGCCCAGTCCGAGCGCGGCTGGCTCTCGGCGCTCGCGAGCCAGGAGGAGCGGGCCGACATGATCAGCCGCTTCACGCTCCTGCACGACGACCCGGGGATGGTCAACACCCACCTCGACCGGATGCGCGCCGTCACCCCCGAGCGCGTGCTCGAGGCCGCGCGCCGCTGGCTGGCGCCGCAGAGCCGGGCCGTCGTCTCGTACCTCGGCGACGCCGACCAGGCGGAGGCGGTCGCGTGA